From Streptomyces sp. TLI_105, the proteins below share one genomic window:
- a CDS encoding NADH:flavin oxidoreductase/NADH oxidase family protein, translated as MVDEPFSPLLLRSGQVLKNRIAKAAMEENMADDGQLPGERILTLYRRWAAGGAGLLITGNVMVHAEALTGPAGVVLDQYARLEPFVDWAKAAKAGGGVVWMQINHPGRQVASDMPGVVWGPSDIGVSLGRHSSRFGRPTAMTPQQIEDTVTRYAVTARRAEKAGFDGVEIHAAHGYLLSQFLSPLVNKRTDRWGGSLENRARMLLDIVRAVRASVSPSFAVAVKLNSADFQRGGFDADDARQVIEMLEPLGVDLVELSGGSYESPAMTGRPADDRTQAREAYFLDLAKDLVKTSPIPLMLTGGINRRVTAERVLSNGVALVGMGTALTLTPDLPQRWWNHREADRTMEPLTWSDKALAATAGMAGVRHQMRRLARGRNTRPGASPLLALISERRKQRSALRGYRAWLAAAGKVKAN; from the coding sequence ATGGTAGATGAACCGTTCTCCCCGCTGCTCCTGCGCTCCGGGCAGGTGCTGAAGAACCGGATCGCGAAGGCGGCCATGGAGGAGAACATGGCCGACGACGGCCAGCTTCCCGGCGAACGGATACTCACCCTCTACCGGCGCTGGGCCGCCGGCGGCGCCGGTCTGCTGATCACCGGCAACGTGATGGTCCACGCCGAGGCGCTGACCGGGCCCGCCGGAGTCGTGCTCGACCAGTACGCACGCCTGGAGCCGTTCGTCGACTGGGCGAAGGCCGCCAAGGCCGGCGGTGGCGTGGTCTGGATGCAGATCAACCACCCCGGCCGACAGGTCGCCTCCGACATGCCCGGCGTGGTCTGGGGTCCGTCCGACATCGGCGTCAGTCTGGGCAGGCACAGCAGCCGCTTCGGCCGCCCCACCGCGATGACCCCCCAGCAGATCGAGGACACCGTGACCCGGTACGCGGTGACCGCGCGCCGCGCCGAAAAGGCCGGCTTCGACGGCGTCGAGATCCACGCCGCGCACGGCTACCTGCTCTCGCAGTTCCTCTCCCCCCTCGTCAACAAGCGCACCGACCGGTGGGGCGGTTCCCTGGAGAACCGGGCCCGGATGCTGCTGGACATCGTCCGCGCCGTCCGCGCCTCGGTCTCCCCGTCCTTCGCCGTCGCGGTGAAGCTCAACTCCGCCGACTTCCAGCGCGGAGGGTTCGACGCCGACGACGCTCGCCAGGTCATCGAGATGCTCGAACCGCTCGGCGTCGACCTGGTCGAACTGTCCGGCGGCAGCTACGAGAGCCCCGCGATGACCGGCCGCCCCGCCGACGACCGCACCCAGGCCCGCGAGGCCTACTTCCTCGACCTCGCCAAGGACCTCGTCAAGACCAGCCCCATCCCGCTCATGCTCACCGGCGGCATCAACCGCCGCGTCACCGCAGAGCGCGTCCTCTCCAACGGTGTGGCGCTCGTCGGCATGGGAACCGCCCTCACCCTCACCCCCGACCTTCCACAACGCTGGTGGAACCACCGCGAGGCCGACCGCACGATGGAGCCTCTGACATGGTCTGACAAAGCCCTTGCCGCAACTGCCGGCATGGCCGGAGTGCGACACCAGATGCGTCGCCTCGCCCGCGGACGCAACACCAGGCCCGGCGCCAGCCCCCTGCTCGCGCTGATCTCCGAACGCCGCAAGCAGCGCAGTGCCCTGCGCGGCTACCGCGCCTGGCTCGCTGCGGCAGGAAAGGTCAAGGCGAACTGA
- a CDS encoding TetR/AcrR family transcriptional regulator, producing the protein MPQASAYHHGDLRAACLRAARELLEEDGSAGLSLRAVARRAGVSATAPYRHYADREALVSAVAAEGYRELAEHLTAAHPTPSTPDDLAAVATAYVRFALEHPALFRAMFAEPCDPTSEERVAATAAISEYVQGIVRDAFPGADDTGALATTVWALVHGLAFLHLDGKLDASTPEVVAHQVRSSVLALFSVSPAVQKAIAAG; encoded by the coding sequence ATGCCACAGGCCAGCGCGTATCATCACGGCGATCTGCGAGCCGCCTGCCTGCGGGCGGCCCGGGAACTACTGGAGGAGGACGGCAGCGCGGGCCTCTCGCTGCGCGCGGTCGCACGGCGGGCCGGAGTCTCGGCGACCGCCCCCTACCGCCACTACGCGGACCGTGAAGCGCTCGTCTCTGCGGTCGCCGCCGAGGGCTACCGCGAGCTCGCCGAGCACCTGACGGCGGCCCATCCCACCCCGTCGACCCCGGACGATCTGGCCGCCGTCGCCACCGCCTACGTCCGGTTCGCGCTTGAGCACCCCGCGCTGTTCCGGGCCATGTTCGCCGAGCCCTGCGATCCGACCAGCGAGGAGCGCGTCGCCGCGACCGCCGCCATCTCCGAGTACGTCCAGGGCATCGTCCGTGACGCCTTCCCCGGCGCCGACGACACCGGCGCGCTGGCGACCACCGTCTGGGCCCTCGTCCACGGCCTGGCGTTCCTGCACCTCGACGGCAAGCTCGACGCCTCCACCCCTGAGGTCGTCGCCCACCAGGTCCGCTCCTCCGTCCTCGCCTTGTTCAGCGTCTCCCCCGCGGTGCAGAAGGCGATCGCGGCGGGCTGA
- a CDS encoding SDR family oxidoreductase, with translation MSKRVVITGGALGLGRALAERHAYVGGRVLTADRRPQTASRRSQPVGRTALGRSLVHPLRRAGATTGNAFFTGASSGPGEQMARTFAARGRDLALCARRTDRLQALREELLAAHPGIKVSVRSLDANDHQQVFDVFHALREDLDGLDRIIVNVGLGKGKPIGTGRFDANLQTARANFTAALAQCEAAMEIFRAQGSGHLVVVSSMSTMRGFPRNLTTYAASKAGLSALAEGNRAEMTVTRTPIAVTNLHPGYIATDQSAARAEDAFDVEGVHAWLTRQIDGLTAPALKSSSSRAAHRTSPTS, from the coding sequence ATGAGCAAGCGCGTCGTGATCACCGGCGGGGCCCTGGGACTGGGCCGCGCCCTGGCGGAGCGCCACGCCTACGTCGGAGGCCGTGTTCTGACCGCAGACCGCAGACCGCAGACCGCCAGCCGCAGATCGCAACCCGTCGGCCGAACTGCCCTCGGGAGAAGTCTCGTTCATCCGCTTCGACGCGCGGGCGCGACGACTGGCAACGCGTTCTTCACCGGTGCGAGCTCAGGCCCCGGTGAACAGATGGCCCGTACCTTCGCCGCCCGCGGCCGTGACCTCGCCCTGTGCGCCCGCCGCACCGACCGCCTGCAAGCGCTCCGCGAAGAGCTCCTCGCCGCCCACCCGGGCATCAAGGTGTCCGTACGCAGCCTCGACGCCAACGACCACCAGCAGGTCTTCGACGTCTTCCACGCGCTGCGCGAAGACCTGGACGGCCTGGACCGCATCATCGTCAACGTCGGCCTGGGCAAAGGGAAACCGATCGGAACCGGCCGCTTCGACGCCAATCTGCAGACCGCCCGGGCCAACTTCACCGCCGCCCTCGCGCAGTGCGAGGCCGCCATGGAGATCTTCCGCGCCCAGGGCTCCGGACACCTCGTGGTCGTCTCCTCCATGAGCACCATGCGCGGCTTTCCCCGCAACCTCACCACGTACGCGGCCAGCAAGGCCGGCCTGTCCGCCCTCGCCGAAGGCAACCGGGCCGAGATGACCGTCACCCGCACGCCGATCGCCGTCACCAACCTCCACCCCGGCTACATCGCCACCGACCAGAGCGCGGCCCGCGCCGAGGACGCCTTCGACGTCGAAGGCGTCCACGCCTGGCTGACGCGGCAGATCGACGGCCTTACGGCCCCAGCCCTGAAGTCGTCCAGTTCACGGGCGGCGCATCGAACCTCACCTACCAGCTGA